In Eupeodes corollae chromosome 3, idEupCoro1.1, whole genome shotgun sequence, a single genomic region encodes these proteins:
- the LOC129952598 gene encoding neuropeptide SIFamide, whose translation MAAIKVISFFLVAFLVAAILVESTEAAYRKPPFNGSIFGKRNSVEYDNGKALTAMCEIALEACQTWFPQENK comes from the exons atggCCGCTATCAAAGTTATCTCATTCTTCCTTGTTGCTTTCTTGGTTGCAGCTATCTTAGTTGAATCAACTGAAGCTGCCTACAGGAAGCCTCCATTTAATGGAAGCATCTTCGGAAAACGTAACAGCGTTG AATACGATAATGGAAAAGCCCTTACAGCAATGTGTGAAATTGCCCTCGAAGCTTGCCAAACCTGGTTTCCCCAAGAAAACAAGTAA
- the LOC129952596 gene encoding uncharacterized protein LOC129952596, with amino-acid sequence MLKIIFIYFLLIAIDASVQGAADLFCSEDFCSFYIEKNECMHTSDACRIQNRTYSGELFPGEVPCGCCNVCLQNLREGDPCTIGSPDVTPPMLVCGPGLYCKQDGVSTEFTCQKMTHTECFREQIAYDEKKAAGLLGSFMQRPICDGDGNYLSAKCVLGQSCFCVNKNGKRIFGEAPYNTITEATMKCECSRLFDQFMSTMKFKYPFMTARCQEDGSFDPLQCMNGKCVCIEPDSGSPSSSVTVVTGSDYKRMPCFDRKMHLEYKYNHNCEEIRNELMEEIEAAQGKQFTVFGYEFPNCQPDGWFEAVQKDGAKLFCVDKYNQRIEEFEAQSGSQEAIEMNCKCARTRHLMRKQHSKYLPECTPNGNFKKVQCRGEICYCVDENGIQLTKETQNILDIVC; translated from the exons AtgctgaaaataatatttatatattttttactgaTTGCAATAGATGCTTCAGTTCAAGGTGCTGCTGACTTATTTTGCTCAGAAGATTTCTGTTCG ttttatatcgAGAAAAATGAATGCATGCATACGAGTGACGCTTGCAGAATTCAAAATAGGACTTATAGCGGAGAGCTGTTTCCGGGGGAAGTACCGTGTGGCTGTTGCAatgtttgtcttcaaaatcttc GTGAAGGTGATCCTTGTACAATTGGTTCTCCAGACGTTACACCTCCAATGCTTGTTTGTGGACCAGGTTTATATTGCAAACAAGATGGCGTCTCAACTGAGTTCACTTGTCAAAAAA tGACACACACAGAATGTTTTCGTGAACAAATTGCATACGATGAGAAGAAAGCTGCTGGGCTTTTGGGATCTTTTATGCAGCGTCCTATATGTGATGGTGATGGTAATTATCTATCAGCAAAATGCGTTCTAGGACAGTC GTGTTTTTGTGTGAATAAAAATGGCAAGAGAATCTTTGGGGAGGCTCCTTATAACACGATTACCGAAGCAACAATGAAATGTGAATGTTCCAGATTGTTCGACCAGTTCATGAGTACCATGAAGTTTAAGTATCCTTTTATGACAGCTAGATGTCAGGAAGATGGCAGTTTTGATCCATTGCAGTGCATGAATGGAAAGTGTGTTTGCATTGAACCTGATTCTGGTTCGCCATCGAGTTCTGTCACTGTGGTCACTGGATCGGATTACAAACGGATGCCATGTT ttgatcGTAAAATGCATTTGGAATATAAATATAATCACAATTGTGAAGAAATAAGGAATGAATTGATGGAAGAAATTGAAGCAGCACAAGGTAAACAATTCACGGTATTTGGATATGAATTCCCAAATTGTCAGCCAGACGGTTGGTTTGAGGCCGTTCAAAAAGATGGAGCAAAACTTTTTTGCGTGGATAAAtacaatcaaagaattgaagaaTTCGAAGCTCAATCAGGAAGTCAAGAGGCAATTGAAATGAATTGCA AATGTGCTAGAACGCGTCATTTGATGCGTAAGCAACATTCTAAGTATTTGCCGGAATGTACACCTAATGGGAACTTTAAAAAG GTACAATGCAGAGGCGAAATATGTTATTGTGTGGATGAAAATGGAATACAATTGACAAaggaaacacaaaatattttggatatagtatgttga
- the LOC129952597 gene encoding leucine-rich repeat and coiled-coil domain-containing protein 1, whose amino-acid sequence MTELLSREQEFLKINENLDKMTKLATEKPQPTKIIDSKYATYTKKCPIIAVRQHSKTNEMNLNGIKEKNSNTKENVSQNGVRKKIAPKERQLQGIVEEKKNNFEENVVASVRSSVRTLPLTRSTTSKYPSNVVLRYKNNSFIQSPSLEILVRDENESIRSLASSRTSEFSGAVLTARPKIDLSSEGLLKYLKSRIVILQSEHEKITQELSVQKELAEKSAERQKKVETQRDLAYSRNNALSEQLAKLEGQLEEALRRFKDTDSEHNTTRKELETTKRELKVLTQTHANVEKRLYRTSEELDNTRNILNQMKSSDKEVRESIRNETEAKDKQIKSLKKQRADLLNAYKKQLFLIDNLKRQNLCMEQSKMVAFGEKEFNKVLDWQTKT is encoded by the exons atgacCGAATTGCTTTCGCGTGAAcaagaatttcttaaaatcaacgaaaactTGGACAAGATGACCAAGTTGGCTACGGAAAAACCACAGCCGACGAAAATTATCGATTCAAAATATGCAACTTACACTAAAAAGTGTCCAATTATCGCGGTTAGGCAACATTCAAAAACCAACGAGATGAACTTAAATGGGATAAAAGAAAAGAACTCTAACACTAAGGAAAATGTTTCCCAAAATGGTGTTCGAAAGAAAATTGCACCGAAGGAACGTCAACTTCAGGGAATCGTCGAGGAGAAGAagaacaattttgaagaaaatgttgttgCTAGTGTGAGAAGTTCTGTGCGAACGCTTCCTCTAACTCGAAGCACCACTTCGAAATATCCGTCAAATGTAGTCTTGCGCTACAAGAACAATTCGTTTATTCAAAGTCCTTCTTTGGAAATTCTGGTGAGAGATGAAAACGAGTCAATTCGCAGTTTGGCCTCATCGCGCACTTCTGAATTCAGTGGAGCGGTTTTAACAGCTCGTCCCAAAATTGACCTAAGCTCCGAAGGTCTTTTGAA ATATTTAAAGTCTAGAATTGTCATTTTACAATCGGAACATGAGAAGATTACTCAGGAATTGTCCGTTCAGAAGGAATTGGCTGAGAAAAGTGCCGAAAGGCAAAAGAAGGTCGAAACTCAACGGGATCTCGCTTACTCTAGAAATAATGCATTATCagagcaattggcaaaattagAAGGACAACTAGAGGAAGCGCTAAGACGTTTTAAAGATACCGATTCCGAGCACAATACTACCCGTAAAGAACTGGAAACTACTAAACGGGAACTAAAGGTGCTGACCCAAACACATGCCAACGTAGAAAAACGCTTATACCGAACCAGTGAAGAACTCGATAACACACGAAATATTCTGAATCAAATGAAAAGTTCAGACAAGGAAGTCAGAGAATCGATTCGAAATGAGACTGAAGCTAAAGACAAACAAATCAAGAGCTTGAAGAAGCAACGTGCGGACTTATTGAACGCGTATAAGAAGCAACTATTTCTAATCGATAACTTAAAGCGTCAGAACTTGTGTATGGAGCAGTCGAAGATGGTTGCTTTTGGTGAGAAAGAGTTTAATAAAGTTCTCGATTGGCAAACGAAAACTTAA
- the LOC129950403 gene encoding piggyBac transposable element-derived protein 3-like: MNTSCLYFVCDLTSTELDAFIGILLAGGVSHNNMQDSSVLWRSDALPIFRAAMSYKRFLALSRYIRFDDGRTREFRQRSDKAAPIRDIWNFLNENLAKNYEPHETITVDEQLFPYRGKTKFTQFIPSKPAKYGIKIWWAYDSKTKYPLEGKLYTGRGEGEERESNQGQNVLLQLANRYSNTGRTLVADNFFTTLEGTKRLAGIGLAFVGTVRSNKRFLPEEMKKNSSRPLLSSLFGFHENLVSVCSYVPKKNKAVNLLSTVHYSKDCRGEAMKPEAILLYNSNKAGVDCMDQMVTHFTSKRPTRRWTYAFFATC, translated from the coding sequence ATGAATACATCATGTCTatattttgtgtgtgatttgaCCAGCACTGAGCTTGATGCATTTATTGGGATTCTTTTAGCTGGTGGTGTTTCGCACAATAATATGCAAGATTCATCAGTGTTGTGGCGTTCTGATGCCTTACCTATATTCCGAGCAGCTATGTCTTATAAGCGTTTCCTTGCCTTATCACGATATATACGTTTTGATGATGGTCGCACGCGTGAGTTCCGTCAAAGATCAGATAAAGCTGCCCCTATTCGCGATATATGGAATTTCTTGAACGAGAACCTCGCAAAAAACTATGAACCACATGAGACGATAACTGTAGACGAACAACTCTTTCCTTATCGGGGTAAGACTAAATTTACTCAGTTTATACCGTCAAAACCAGCAAAATATGGAATTAAAATTTGGTGGGCATatgattcaaaaacaaaatatcctttGGAAGGAAAACTTTACACTGGCAGAGGCGAAGGAGAGGAGCGTGAATCAAATCAAGGGCAGAATGTTTTGCTACAACTTGCAAATCGGTACAGTAATACCGGTCGAACTCTAGtagctgacaatttttttaccacTTTGGAAGGCACGAAGCGACTTGCTGGTATTGGGCTTGCATTTGTTGGCACAGTTCgatcaaataaaagatttttaccaGAAGAAATGAAGAAGAATTCTTCGCGTCCTTTACTTTCTTCTCTTTTTGGGTTTCATGAAAACTTGGTATCAGTGTGTAGCTATGTGCCAAAAAAGAACAAGGCtgtaaatttactttcaacagTTCATTACTCAAAAGATTGTAGAGGCGAAGCGATGAAACCGGAAGCGATTCTTTTGTATAATTCAAACAAGGCAGGCGTCGATTGCATGGATCAAATGGTTACCCATTTCACTTCAAAACGACCAACCAGACGATGGACATATGCTTTTTTTGCTACATGTTAG